The nucleotide window GGCGGTGCGTTCGGCGGGGATGCCAAGCACGCGCGCGGCGTCCTGTCCCCACGACATCTTCAGCGTGCCCGGAATGAACAACTTGATGTCGGCCGCGGTCACGCCCGCCTGTTCGAGCGCCTGCGCCGCGACGCGCGGCAGCTTGTCGGCCGTTTGCCTTTGCATGGCGTCGAGGTCGAGGTGGAAGTGCCACTCGCCGCGTTCAATCAGTTCGCGCGTGAGACGCGGACGGTCGATCGTGCTTGGTTTTTCCGCCCAGAACGAACGCACGTTCGCCGGATCGTTGCCGACGACAAGCGAAACGATCCCGGCGTCCGTTTCCGACGGCGCAAGCACGCACACCGCCGCGCCGTCGCCGAAGAGTTCGTCCGTGCCGGCGCCTTCCGGCGAGTGCCAGAGAAACGTCGAGAAGATGTCGTTCGCCGCCAGGAGCACGGTCTTGAATCCGCCATGCGTCACGAAGTCCGCGGCGGATGCGAGGGTGTGCAGGAATCCGCCGTCGCACGCGCGGATATCGAAAATCGCCTGCCCCTTGATGCCGAGTTCCTTCTGGAGGAATGCGGCGTTGCCGGGGAATTGGTGATCGGGCGTCACGGTTGACGCGACGATCATCTCGATGTCGTCCGGCGTCTTGCCGATTTCTCCGAGCGCCCGGCGCGTCGCTTCCGCGAGGATCGCGGTGCCCGGCGTGCCGGATTCGATGTAGCGACGCGCGTCGATCTCGGCGGACAGGGCGATCGCGTCGAGCGGAAGCTGCTGCTCGGCGGCGATGCGATCGTTGCCGGCGACGACAGGCGGCGTGACGGACGCGGAAGCGAGGATCTTGCAGCGCATTTCGATCACCAACGCAGCAGCGCAGCTGCGGAGGTGAACCCCGCGCCGAACGCCGCGGCCATGACGAGCGATCCGTCCTTCACGAGCCCGGCCGCGCGCGCCTCGTGGATCACGCTCGGGATCGTCGCGGCGGTCGTGTTGCCGTATCGCTCGATGTTGTTGAAAACCTTTTCGTCGGGGATGTTCATCGACGAGGCGACCCACTGGTTGATGCGGATATTCGCCTGGTGAAACGCGAAGCAGTCGATCTCGCCAAGCGTGTGCCCCGTCTTGTCGAGCACGTCGTTGATGACCTCGGGCAGGCCGCGCGTCGCTTCGACGAAAACCGCCTTGCCGCGCATTTTGGGCCAGGCCGCGCCGGATTCGAGCATCTCGACCGTAAAGCGCGGCTGATCGTAGCTGCGTTCGGCGTCTGTCCAAAGATCCTGGGCGTGCGAGCCGTCGCCGCGCAGCGTGAAGCCCAGAACCCCGCGATCGCCGTCGTCGGCCTCCATCACGAACGCGCCGGCGCCGTCGCCGAAGATGACGGCGACATCCCGCGAGCGGTCGTCGAAATCGAGCCCCCCGCTTTGCACCTCGGAGCCGATGAGAAGCACGCGCCGATAGCGCCCCGAGCGGATGAACGTATCCGCGGCGGCGAGGCCGTAGAGAAAGCCGCTGCATTGATTGCGAACGTCGAACGCGGGAATGTCGGGAACGCCGAGCCGCTCCTGGATGAACGGCGCGTTGCTCGGAAAGATGTAGTCCGGCGAGAGCGTCGCGGCGATGATCGCGTCGATGTCGCCGGGCCCGACGCCCGCCTCGTCCATCGCCTGTTTCGCGGCGTGCTCGACCATGTCCACGTTCGTCATGCCTTGCGGCACGAACCGCCGCGCGCGGATGCCCGTGCGTTGCTCGATCCACTCGTGGTTGGTCGTCAGAACCTTCGAGAGATCGTCGTTCGTGACGACGTTGTCCGGAACGAAAAATCCGGTGCCGGTGACGCGCGCGCGTAGGACCATGTTCAGCCTCCTTCGCCGGATACTAGCTCACGCAGCCTCCGGGCCGAAACCTCCGGCGGCATCGGATTGATGTGAATCCCCGTGCCCTGCTCGAAGCCCGCCGCGGTGCCCGTTCGCGGATGCAACTCGACGCGCCAATGAAGCGCGCGGCCATCCTCGCCGCGCGGCGCGGTGGACAATACGACATTGCACGCCAGCCGGGGAAGAATTCGAGCGACGCGCGTTAGCTGCGCCTTCAGAAGGTGCGCCACGCCGGCGATTTCGTCGTCCGTCGCATCGCGAAAATCCGCGCCATGCCGGCGCGGAACGAACCACGTCTCGAGCGCGGAGCGCGCCGCGAACGGGATCAACGCGACTGCGGCGTCGTTTTGTTCCACCAGGCGCGCCCCGGTCGCGAGTTCGTCCGCGATGACATCGCATGTCACGCAACGCCCGTGCGTTTCGTGATACGCGCCCGCGACGGAAATCAGGTTGCGCACGCGCGGCGGCACGATCGGCAATCCGACGATCTGGCTGTGCTCATGCGGTTGCGACGCGCCCGCCAGATCGCCGTGGTTCTTGAAGATCTGCACCATCGCGACGATCTCGTCGGCCATGATCGCGCGCATGCGTCGCCGGTACATCGAAAACATCCGCGTCATTGTCTCGATCGGGAAACGCGGGAAAATCAGGTCATGTTCGGGCGTTTCGACGAGCACCTCGTGCGCGCCGTACGCGGCGCGCGTGCGGTGAAGCTCGTCGCGCCCGTTCCCGACGGATTCCGCGCCCATGCGGAGGGCCGGATATTTGTTCGGAAACACGCGCGCGACCCAGCCCGGCGCATCCGGCGCGCCCGATTCGCGAATGGCGTCGGTCTCCGGAGGCGTCATCGACTCGTGCCCCGGGCAAAATGGGCAATTCAGGCGGCGCTCGACGTCGTTCCGCATCGATGGCGGCGGCGGCGCCATTGGGCGTTCGGCGCGCGCGGTGGAAACGATGGCGTATTCTCCGGTGACGATATCGCGCCGTAACTCGCTGACCGGCGGCAAGTCCTGGAAAAATTCGCGCGGAATATCGGAAGGCATGAACGTGCGTTTTCGCCGTCGGGCTCAGGATAGGGGCGCGAGCCCGATGGGAATTCGGAAACTCGCCGATGCGCCGGGCGCGAGGGTGATCTCGCGCAGCGCGGCGATGCACGTGCCCTGATAGAGCAGCTCGAACCCCGCCTCGGATTGCGAGATCGTGCGGATGGGATATTGCCGCACGAGCGCCGGGCCGCCCTCGTGCACGAGAAGGCGAAAGCGGCGCGTGGCGTCGATGAGGGCCAGGCGTTCGGCCGGCTCCTCGAACTCCGCGTCGAGCGGATGGCGCGCGCCGTCGAGATCGACGTGGCGCTCACGCGCGCCGGGATCGCCGAGCGTGACGTTCAGCTCGCACGACCACACAAACGCCGCCGTCGTGTCGGAACGATTCTCGAACGTGTATTCGGCCAGCAGCATCGGCTCGTCGCGGTAAACGGCGATCGACTTGTGCAGGTGAATCGTCCGCTCGCCGTCGCGCGTCGTCAGATTCGTCATGCCGTCGCACACCGCCGCGGCCTTGCCTTCGTCGACGACCATCTCGCCGGCAAGATTCGCGAACCGGCCGATCTCGTGCGTGCGCTCGTTCATCATCGTTTCGAGAGGCGGCGTCGATTCAAAGAAGCGGTCGCGGAAACAGGCGCGCGTATAGCGGTCGTACACGAGATACGAGTCGAGCGGAATCTCGTTTTCGTCGGCGACGTAATTGCCGTCGCGCCGCAGATCGCTTGTCGTCTGCTGCCGCGCGCGTTCGTGGTAAATCTCCCGCCGGCGCGAGATGACGTTCGCGAGGCTGTGCTCCTCGCGCGCGAGCACAAGCTCCGAGACGCACCCGCCGTCGCGCGGGTGGACGACGGCCTTAAAGCGCGGCGATTCGAGCAGGATCTCGTCGTGGCCGTCGACGTCGAAATCGAAGACCTCCGCGCGCACGGAGGCGGCGCCGCCGTACAACAGTAGGTCCGCGTAGTTCTCCGCGCGCGCCAGGTGCCGCGTCACGGTGTCGCGCAAGAAACCAAGGTAGATGCCGCCAAACAGGCCGTGCCAATACGCGCATCCGCTTTGCGCCTTCAGGAGCTCCCGGCGCGCGAGGGCGGTGTGCGTGCTCTCGGCGGGGCAGCGCGAAACCTTGTCGGACACATACAGCATGCGTTTGTGCAGGCGGTTTGATTCCGGATACTTCGCGAGAAAATTGTCCCACAGCCCGCCGCGGATGAAAGCCTCGTACTCCGGCCACTTGGAGCGGTCGCGAAACTCATTGCGGATGTTCGCGAGCTGAAAACCGCCGTCCGGCGGCATCGCCCATTCGGTCATTTCCGGATAGCTCATCGAGGGCAGATACACGCGGCCGAGAACGTCGGTGCGCGAAAGCGCGGCGCCGAGCGTCGTCGTCGCCAGCCAGTCGCCGTTTGACGACAATTCGCGGAAAAAGCGGTCGAGCCAGCCGCGGTTATAAACCCAGTCGTGCGTCTCGGGCCACACGCCGAATTTTTCGCCGTCGTCGGCGTACGTCGCGCAGGCTCCCGGCGAATGCGCGGCAATCGAACGCAGAATTTCGATCGTCTTGCCCGGTTCCGCGAACGGAATCGCGTAGCGCAGATCCTTACGGATCGGAAAGACGTGCACCGCTTTGCCGAGGCGCTCGCAGAGGTAGTGCCCCATCATGCCGTCCGCGCCGATGCCCGCCGCGCGGAAGTGCGTCTCGTCGAGCACCGTGTATTTGATGCCGAGCGATTCGAGCAGATCGGGAAATTGCGCGTCCCAGATGCGCTCGTAAAGCCAGGCGCCGGCGGGGCGCGCGCCGAAGCGTTTTTCGAGATATTCGTTGGTCATCTCGAATTGCGCGATGGCGTCGCGGCGTGGAATCACCGCCAGCACGGGCTCGAAGTAGCCGCCGCCGAGCAGTTCCACGCGCTCATCGGAAACGAATCGCGCGAGCCGGTCGATGTAAGCCGGCTCGTTGGATTCGAGCCAGTCGAACAGCGCGCCGGAGATGTGCAGGCTGACCCTGATGTCGGGGTATTTGGCGAGCGTATCCAGAAAGGGCGCGTAGCACTGCCGATACGCCGAACGCATCACCTCATCGAGGTTTCCGACCGGCTGATGGTTGTGCAAAACGATGCAAAACGAAACGCGCTGCGACACGCCCTGGCCCCTTGAAATTTCCCCCGCCGCGCCGGGGCGCGGCGACCGATCTTATACGGATACCGGGGGGCTGCCCAGCGCGGCTCAGGCCAGCGGCGCGCCCTTCGGGATCACGACGACGCCCCCCCTGGTGACGTGGAATCGCCTCTCATCCGCCGCCCGATCGTAGCCGATTTCCGTCTCCGGGGGCACTTTCACGCCCTTGTCGATGATCGCCTTGCGGATCTTCGCGTGACGTCCGACGTCGACGCGGTCCATCAGCACCGAGTCCTCGACCGACGCGTAAGAGTTGATCCGCACCCAGGGGGAAAGGATCGAACGGTGAATGCGTCCGCCGGAGATAATCGCTCCCGAACAGACAAGCGAATCCGTCGCGATGCCCACGCGGTCGTGCTCCTCGTCGGCGAACACGAATTTCGCGGGCGGGGAGGGCGGCAGGTAGTTGTGAATCGGCCACGCGCGGTTGTGGATGTCCATGACCGGGCTGACGGATACAAGGTCCATGCTCGCGGCCCAATAGGCGTCCAGGTCGCCCACGTCGCGCCAGTAGCCGCGCTCGCGCTCGCTCATCCCCGGGACTACATTTTGGGAGAAGTCGTACACAAACACGTTGCCGCGGTCGGCGAGGATGCGGGGGATGATGTCCTTGCCGAAATCGTGCTGCGAGGTATCGGATTCCTGGTCCTTGTCGATGACCTCCATCAGCGCGTCGATCGAAAAAATGTAGTTTCCCATGCTGGCGAGCGCCATGTCGGGCCGCGCCGGCATCGGCTTGGGGTGGCGGGGTTTTTCCTGCCACTCTTTCATGCGTCCGGCGTCGTCGACCTGGATGCAACCAAACGACGATGCCTCGGCGACCGGCACGGGGATCGCCGCGATCGTGCATGACGCCCGGGATTCGACGTGAAAGCGCAGCATCTGGCGCACGTCCATCTTGTAGATGTGGTCCGCGCCGAAGACGCACACGTATTTCGGCCGCTCGTCGGTGATGATGTTCATGTTCTGAAACACCGCGTCCGCGGAGCCGCGAAACCACTCCGGCCCCGTGCGCTGCTGAGGCGGCACCGTTTCCACGAAGTGGTTGAGCTGCGAGGACAGGTTCCAGCCGCGGCTGATGTGCTGGTTCAGCGACTCGGATTTGTATTGCGTGAGGACCTTGATGCGATAAAAGCCGGAGTTGATGAAGTTCGACAACGCGAAATCGATGATGCGGTAGTGGCCGCCGAACGGCACCGCCGGTTTGGCGCGGTCCGCCGTCAGCGGATAGAGCCGTTTTCCCTCGCCGCCCGCGAGCACGAGGACGAGCACATCGCGGTTGATGGAATCGCCTAACATGGCATCTCCCCGTGTCCCGGCTCCGGCGAGGCGGCCAGCACTTGACACGCCGCGCCCATCAGGCCCGCGTCGTTACCGAGCTGGGCCGGCGCCAGTTTCATGTTCTGCGCGGGAATGACGAACGCGCGCCGCCCGATTTCGTCGCGGATGCCTCCCTCGATCAGATCGAACGCATTCGAAATGCCGCCGCCGACAAGCAGGACTTCCATGTTGATGGTGTTGAGCAGCGAAGCCGCCGCGATGCCGACATACCGGCCGACTTGCTCGAAGATCGCGCGGCAATCCGGGCACCCGGCCCGCGCCGCGTCGTGAATATCCTTGGGCGTGATTTGATCGACGCGCCCGCCAACCTGTTCGACGAGCATGCGCGCGCGATTTTTCAGGATCATCGACCACGCCAGGCGCACGATGGCGTCGCGCCCGGCGTAGGCCTCAAGGCATCCCTTGCTGCCGCAGCCGCAAAAGGGGCCGTCGGGGTTGATGTTTGTATGCCCAAGCTCGCCGGCCATTCCGAAGGCGCCGCGCCAAATGCGGCCCTCCAGCACGATGCCGCCGCCGACGCCCGTGCCGAGCGTGTAGAGCACCACGGTTTCGTAATCGCGCCCGCCGCCGGCCCAATATTCGCCGAGCGCCGCGAGGTTCGCGTCGTTTTCGAGTTGCACGGCGACGCCGGTGTGTTCGGCGATCATCGAGCGGATATCCACGTCCTGCCACGCGGGAAAATTCGGCGACTGGCTCACCGTGGCCCGGTCGTTGCGGATACCGCCCGGCACGCCGACGCCCGCGCCCGGCACGCGGTGTCCCGCGCCGCGCGCCTTGCCCGCGAGGTCCTCGATGATTTCCGCGATGCGGCGCGCAACCGACGGCGCGGAAAGATCGTTGCCCGTCGGCGATTCGCCTTTTTCGTGCAGGCGCTTGTCGCGCGTCACGTAACCGGACTTGATGCTCGTGCCGCCCAGGTCGACGACAATCGCCGCGTCAGCCATCGGATATCGCCTTTCGGTAGATCGTGCGCAGGTCGCGATGCCGGCCCGCCAGATCGAGACCCCAGCCGACGTAGAAGCCGTCCGGGACAAAAAATCCCACGTCAACGACGGAAGCGGGCAAACGGCCGCGCCAGTCTTCCTTGGCCAGCAGAAAAATCCATCGAATGCTTGCCGCGCCTTGTTTTAGCAAAAGCCGCTCCACCTCGGCGAACGTCCTGCCGGTATCCAGAATGTCATCCACCACGAGGGCGTTGCGGCCTTCAAGGTTTCCATCTAATTCTTTCACGACGGTGACGCGCCCGCTCGACGAGAGCGCGTCGCCGTAGCTCGAAACGGCAAGCGTCAGGCGCGCCACGTCGGGAAGGCGGATCGTCACATGCCCGGAAAACAATCGCGCGCCCTCAAGCAACGTGACGACGCACGCATCCGTCGCCGCGACGCGTTCGGGAAGCGTGCGCGCCATCACACCGATTCGCGCGCTGACCGTATCCGCGTCGAGGTAGGGTTCGAATGACCGGCGAACGAGATCCAAAACCTGCATGCCGCATGCACCCTATCGCTTTCCGGAAGCGGCGATCAAGAAAAATCGTTAGCCGCGCGGTGAACATCGCGCAACGGGCTCGAAACGTATGCGTGGCCTGCCGTTCCGCGAGAGGCGGCGCGGCGTCATGAGGCGCATCAAGCTCGTCTTGTCCGATCTGCACCTCGGCAAGGGGCGCATCGACGAGTTCGGCCGCCTGAACCCGCTCGAGGATTTCCACGATGACGAACGGTTCATCGAGTTCATCCGCCACTACGGCGGCGAGGCCTACGAGGACGCCGAGGTCGAGCTGATCATCAACGGCGATTTCCTCGAACTTCTCGTCGTGGACGAGTTCGACGTATTGCCCAATCGCGAAACCGAGCAGACCGGCGTGTGGAAGGTGCAGCGTATCTTCGACGGGCACAAACCCGTGTTCGAGGCGTTGCGCGCGTTCGCGTCGCGGCCGAACCGGAGCATCACGTTCACCATCGGCAATCACGACGCGGCCCTGCTTTTCCCGCGCGTGCGCGATGCGCTCATCGCGTCCATCGGCGGGGCCACGCGCGTCATCGAGCGTTCGTACGACTTTTCGTGCATCCACATCGAGCACGGCAATCACTACGAATACATCCACGCGTTCAACGCGCGGAATTATTCGTACCGCGACGCGCGCGGCGAGAAGATCTTCCGCATGCCGGTGGGGAGCCTTTTCATCATGGAGTTCCTCTCCGCGCTCAAGAAAGACCGCCCCTATATCGACAAGGTCAAGCCGTTTCGCATTTACCTCAAATACGCGTTCGTCAACGACCACATGTTTTTCTGGACGATGCTCGTGCGTCTGGTGCAGTTCTGGATGCGCAACCGCCTCTCGCGCGATCCGGTCCGGCGCCGCGAGTTCGCCCTGTCGCTGACGCGCGGCCGTCACGCGATGACGCATGTCTCCATGGATCAGGCGGCGTTCGAGATCCTGCGCAAGACGAATTATCGCTACGTCATATTCGGGCACTCGCATAAACACGGCCACGAACGCCTCGGCGACTACGGCGAATACATCAACACGGGCTCGTGGGTGGAGATGGTCTCGCTCGAATTGCCGAACCTCGGCAAGCGCAACGACCGCATGTTCGCCTTCATCGACTGCACCGACTGGGACAACCCGGTCGTCCGTCTGAAGACCTGGATCGGAAGCCACGAGCTCGAGCGGGACGTGGGGTGAAACGCCGCAAGAGTCTGGAAGACCGGGAGTCTGGAAGTCTGGTAGGCCATCGCACGGGCACCGCACTTTGAATCGAGCTTGCCAGGGCAGAAGCGCCGTCGTTTGCGGTGCGGGGAAGCCGCGCACAATTTCCCCATGTCGCCGGTATTCGCGCGCCGCCCCGTCCCGGCTATCGTTCGTCCATTTTGTCCATGCGGTCCATGATGTCCAATTTGTTCATCGCCGGACCGTGCGCGGGCAAAAAAGTACGGCGACGCCATACGCGTCGCCGACCAATGCAAAAAAGCAGTCCCAACGGGATTCGAACCCGTGTTACCGGCGTGAGAGGCCGGCGTCCTAGGCCTCTAGACGATGGGACCAGAGGATCGTCATTTCAGGGCCGTTTCCGGCCAGATCTGGGCCCAGGATTCGAACCTGGATAGCAGGAGTCAGAGTCCTGCGTCCTACCATTAGACGAGCCCAGAACACCCGCCGCAGAGAATAGCGATGAGCGCCCGCGTGTCAAGACGATTCCGGGCTTTGGAGCCAGGAAACGAAGCTTCGGAGGTCGCCCAACTCCCCCGTCCAGACGATTTCGTATTCCGGGTCGGTTTCGTCCACGTCATGGCTGCCATAGTCCCAATCCGCTGGTGGGGTGGAATCGACGGTCGCATATGCCGCAGTCACGAAAAATGTAAAAATTGCCAAAGTCAACGCAAGCGTCAATCGAGACATCGCCAAGCCTCCTTATGGTTGTATCTGCCTATATATCCCGCCGCCAAGAAAGTGTTGGCGGGTATTATCATTGGCAATGTCGAACTGAGAGGTCCC belongs to bacterium and includes:
- a CDS encoding ketoacyl-ACP synthase III yields the protein MVLRARVTGTGFFVPDNVVTNDDLSKVLTTNHEWIEQRTGIRARRFVPQGMTNVDMVEHAAKQAMDEAGVGPGDIDAIIAATLSPDYIFPSNAPFIQERLGVPDIPAFDVRNQCSGFLYGLAAADTFIRSGRYRRVLLIGSEVQSGGLDFDDRSRDVAVIFGDGAGAFVMEADDGDRGVLGFTLRGDGSHAQDLWTDAERSYDQPRFTVEMLESGAAWPKMRGKAVFVEATRGLPEVINDVLDKTGHTLGEIDCFAFHQANIRINQWVASSMNIPDEKVFNNIERYGNTTAATIPSVIHEARAAGLVKDGSLVMAAAFGAGFTSAAALLRW
- a CDS encoding DUF4921 family protein, whose product is MPSDIPREFFQDLPPVSELRRDIVTGEYAIVSTARAERPMAPPPPSMRNDVERRLNCPFCPGHESMTPPETDAIRESGAPDAPGWVARVFPNKYPALRMGAESVGNGRDELHRTRAAYGAHEVLVETPEHDLIFPRFPIETMTRMFSMYRRRMRAIMADEIVAMVQIFKNHGDLAGASQPHEHSQIVGLPIVPPRVRNLISVAGAYHETHGRCVTCDVIADELATGARLVEQNDAAVALIPFAARSALETWFVPRRHGADFRDATDDEIAGVAHLLKAQLTRVARILPRLACNVVLSTAPRGEDGRALHWRVELHPRTGTAAGFEQGTGIHINPMPPEVSARRLRELVSGEGG
- a CDS encoding DUF1926 domain-containing protein, with protein sequence MSQRVSFCIVLHNHQPVGNLDEVMRSAYRQCYAPFLDTLAKYPDIRVSLHISGALFDWLESNEPAYIDRLARFVSDERVELLGGGYFEPVLAVIPRRDAIAQFEMTNEYLEKRFGARPAGAWLYERIWDAQFPDLLESLGIKYTVLDETHFRAAGIGADGMMGHYLCERLGKAVHVFPIRKDLRYAIPFAEPGKTIEILRSIAAHSPGACATYADDGEKFGVWPETHDWVYNRGWLDRFFRELSSNGDWLATTTLGAALSRTDVLGRVYLPSMSYPEMTEWAMPPDGGFQLANIRNEFRDRSKWPEYEAFIRGGLWDNFLAKYPESNRLHKRMLYVSDKVSRCPAESTHTALARRELLKAQSGCAYWHGLFGGIYLGFLRDTVTRHLARAENYADLLLYGGAASVRAEVFDFDVDGHDEILLESPRFKAVVHPRDGGCVSELVLAREEHSLANVISRRREIYHERARQQTTSDLRRDGNYVADENEIPLDSYLVYDRYTRACFRDRFFESTPPLETMMNERTHEIGRFANLAGEMVVDEGKAAAVCDGMTNLTTRDGERTIHLHKSIAVYRDEPMLLAEYTFENRSDTTAAFVWSCELNVTLGDPGARERHVDLDGARHPLDAEFEEPAERLALIDATRRFRLLVHEGGPALVRQYPIRTISQSEAGFELLYQGTCIAALREITLAPGASASFRIPIGLAPLS
- the glgC gene encoding glucose-1-phosphate adenylyltransferase gives rise to the protein MLGDSINRDVLVLVLAGGEGKRLYPLTADRAKPAVPFGGHYRIIDFALSNFINSGFYRIKVLTQYKSESLNQHISRGWNLSSQLNHFVETVPPQQRTGPEWFRGSADAVFQNMNIITDERPKYVCVFGADHIYKMDVRQMLRFHVESRASCTIAAIPVPVAEASSFGCIQVDDAGRMKEWQEKPRHPKPMPARPDMALASMGNYIFSIDALMEVIDKDQESDTSQHDFGKDIIPRILADRGNVFVYDFSQNVVPGMSERERGYWRDVGDLDAYWAASMDLVSVSPVMDIHNRAWPIHNYLPPSPPAKFVFADEEHDRVGIATDSLVCSGAIISGGRIHRSILSPWVRINSYASVEDSVLMDRVDVGRHAKIRKAIIDKGVKVPPETEIGYDRAADERRFHVTRGGVVVIPKGAPLA
- a CDS encoding ROK family protein translates to MADAAIVVDLGGTSIKSGYVTRDKRLHEKGESPTGNDLSAPSVARRIAEIIEDLAGKARGAGHRVPGAGVGVPGGIRNDRATVSQSPNFPAWQDVDIRSMIAEHTGVAVQLENDANLAALGEYWAGGGRDYETVVLYTLGTGVGGGIVLEGRIWRGAFGMAGELGHTNINPDGPFCGCGSKGCLEAYAGRDAIVRLAWSMILKNRARMLVEQVGGRVDQITPKDIHDAARAGCPDCRAIFEQVGRYVGIAAASLLNTINMEVLLVGGGISNAFDLIEGGIRDEIGRRAFVIPAQNMKLAPAQLGNDAGLMGAACQVLAASPEPGHGEMPC
- a CDS encoding hypoxanthine phosphoribosyltransferase, which translates into the protein MQVLDLVRRSFEPYLDADTVSARIGVMARTLPERVAATDACVVTLLEGARLFSGHVTIRLPDVARLTLAVSSYGDALSSSGRVTVVKELDGNLEGRNALVVDDILDTGRTFAEVERLLLKQGAASIRWIFLLAKEDWRGRLPASVVDVGFFVPDGFYVGWGLDLAGRHRDLRTIYRKAISDG
- a CDS encoding metallophosphoesterase, producing MRRIKLVLSDLHLGKGRIDEFGRLNPLEDFHDDERFIEFIRHYGGEAYEDAEVELIINGDFLELLVVDEFDVLPNRETEQTGVWKVQRIFDGHKPVFEALRAFASRPNRSITFTIGNHDAALLFPRVRDALIASIGGATRVIERSYDFSCIHIEHGNHYEYIHAFNARNYSYRDARGEKIFRMPVGSLFIMEFLSALKKDRPYIDKVKPFRIYLKYAFVNDHMFFWTMLVRLVQFWMRNRLSRDPVRRREFALSLTRGRHAMTHVSMDQAAFEILRKTNYRYVIFGHSHKHGHERLGDYGEYINTGSWVEMVSLELPNLGKRNDRMFAFIDCTDWDNPVVRLKTWIGSHELERDVG